The genome window CGGGCGCGCGCGCCCTACGAGGACGACTGGCGGCTGATCTCCGACTACATCCGCCCGCGCCGTACCCGGTTCTTCCGCACCTCAGGGCACGAGCGCGACACCCGGATCATCAACGGCTCGCCCAAGTTCGCCCTGCGGACCCTCGGCGCCGGGATGCACGCCGGGCTGTCCTCCCCCGCGCGGCCGTGGCTGCGGATGATCACCGACGACCCCGGTCTGATGGAATACGGCCCGGTGCGCGACCACCTCGCCGAGCGGACGGCGATTTTTTTCAGCGTGCTGGCGCGCACGAACATTTATCGCGCGTTGCACACCAACTGGATCAACGAGGGCCAGTTCGGCACCGCCGCGATGGTGATCGAGGGCGATGACGACGCGGTGGCGCGGGCGCGGGTGATGCCGATTGGCGAATATTACCTCGCCGCCGACGCCGACGGCATCTGTCGCACCCTGTATCGCGAGACCACCATGACGGTGGGGCAGTGGATCGGCACCGTCGGCCTGGAGAACGTCTCGGCCGCCGTGCGCCGCGCCTACGACCGCAGCGACACCGAGGACCGCATCGAGGTGTGCCACGCGATCGAGGCCAACGACGCGCGGGTGCCCTATCGCGCCGACTGGCGCGGCAAGGCCTTCCGCTCCGCGTGGTGGGAGAAGGACAGCGACGCCGATAAGCTGGCGAAGGTGCTGGGCTACGAGGAATGCCCGATCATCGCGCCGCGCTGGGAGGTGCTCGACCTCGACACCTACGGTGAGGGGCCCGGCCACGATGCGCTCAACGACGCGATCGGCCTGCAGCGCATGGAGGCTGAGTCCCATCGGTTGGTCCAAAAGCTCGCCGACCCGCCGACGGTTATGCCGAGCAGCATGAAGGGATACGGCAACACCCCGGCCGCAGCCGGACAGAATTTCTTCGGTGACGGCCCGCCGGAAGCCGCGCGCGCCCTCTATCAGGTGCCGCACGATATCAGCCCGCTGGAGGCAAAGATCGCGGGGAACGTTCGCCGGATCGACTCAGCGTTCTATCGGGATGTTTTCCAACTGATCGCGCAGGCCGAGGCCTACGGTACTCCGGCGACCGCACGGGAGATCATCGAGCGGAAAGAGGAAAAAATGGTGCTGGTCGGTCCGACGGTCGAGCGCCAGCACTCCGAAGGCCTCGGGCCGTTGGTGCGCCGCGTGGACGCGATGATCGCCCGCGCCGGATTCTACCGCGAGCCGCCGCCGGAGCTCGCCCGCGCCAACGTCAGCATCGACTACCTCTCGCCGCTGGCGCAGGCGCAGAAGATGGTCGACGCCTCCTCGATCGAGCGGATGGCGACCTTCATCGGCAATCTGGCAGGCGTTGCCCCGTCCGTGGTGGACAAGCTGGATGCCGACCAGGCGGTGGACGAATACGCCCGGATCATCGGCGCAAACGCCCGGATCATCGTCTCCGACGACAAGGCCGCGAAGATCCGCTCCGCCCGTGCCCAGCAGCAGGCGCAGGCGCAGCAGGCTCAGCTCGCCGCCCAGGCGATCGCGGGCGCGAAGCAGATGTCGGAAACCTCGATCGACGGCACGAACCTGCTCGGCCGCATCGCCGGGGTGCAGTGATGGCCTCCGCCTACGACCGCCTCGACGCCGAACGCGCCGCCGAGGACGCCCCGGCGCTCCAGGCGCGGGAAGACCTGATCGCCGTGCTCGGAACGCCCCAGGGCGGCCGCTTCATTGCCGGGCTGATCGCCTCCTGCGGCGTGCTCGGCCCGTCCTTCGACGCCCGCGCCGAGGGCCGCCGCGCGGTGGGCCTCGACCTGCTGCGCCGGATCCGCGAGGCCGCGCCCGGCTCGTACCCCCTGATCGTCGGCGACGTCGCCGACCGGAGCTGAAGGAGAGATCCATGATCCGATTCCCCCGCGCCCTGTTCGCGCCCGAGGAGGGCGGGGGCGCTGCGGCTGCCGCCACCCCCACCGCGGCCGCCGACGTCGCCACCGGCGAAACCGCCGCTCAGGCGTCCGAAGCCGAGGCGGGAAGCGCGGATGCCGACGCGAGCGAAAACGCGCAGGGCGAGGACGCCGACGCCGGGAAGGACGCCGGGGGCGAAGAGACGGGCGAGGCCGAGGGCGACGACGCCCCGACCGAATACGCCTTCACCCTGCCGGAGGGCTTCGACGGCTTCGACGACGAGGCGATGGCGGCGGCGACGCCGCTGTTGCGCGAAGGCAAGGTCAGCCAGGACACCGCGCAGAAGCTCGTCGACGTCGTCGCCGGGTTGGTGCAGCGCCAGGTCGCGACCGCGCAACAGGCGCTCGCCGAGCAGCGCGAGCAACGCTCCGCCGCGTGGCTGAAGGAGTTGCAGGACAGCAAGGACTTCGGCGGTGCCGCCTTCGACGCCAACAGCGCGGCGGTGCGCGGCGTCATCGAGAAGTTCGCCGACACCGATCCCGAGTTCGTCTTCCCCGAGGGGCACCCGAATGCCGGAAAGCCGGTCCCGGGCGGCGCGGTGAAGAAGCTCCTCAAGGATGCGGGGCTCGGCAACGCCGGCCCCCTGATCACCATGCTGCACCGGCTGGCGAAAGCCACCGGCGAGGACAGCATGCCCCCCGGCGACGGCGGCGGTGCTCCGACCGCCATGTCCGAGGCCGACTTCATGGCGGAAGTTTTCGCCAAGTCCCGCAAGAGCTAAGGAGGTTCCGACATGGCTCTCGACACCCTGCGTACCGTTGCGCTCGACAAGAGCAAGAAGCAGCCGAAGCAGATCGACCACCTCACCGAGGAGGCCCCGATCCTCGATCTCACCCCGTTCGTCTCGGCGACGCACGACCTCTGGCACGTCGCCGAGCAGCTCGTCTCGGCCGACGCGATGAGCTTCGTCAGCTTCGACCAGCCGCTGCCCAGCCTCTCGTCCGACACCGCCCTGATCAAGTTCGACCTCGCCAAGATGGGCGGCATGATCGAGGTGGCCGAGGACAAGGCGCGCCAGTACGGCGGCCACACCAAGTACTTCGCCGACAAGCTCGCGCCGGTGCTGAAGATGACCGGCATGAACACCGAGC of uncultured Alphaproteobacteria bacterium contains these proteins:
- a CDS encoding putative tail protein (Evidence 3 : Function proposed based on presence of conserved amino acid motif, structural feature or limited homology), which gives rise to MLAREPFERRLAALKRARAPYEDDWRLISDYIRPRRTRFFRTSGHERDTRIINGSPKFALRTLGAGMHAGLSSPARPWLRMITDDPGLMEYGPVRDHLAERTAIFFSVLARTNIYRALHTNWINEGQFGTAAMVIEGDDDAVARARVMPIGEYYLAADADGICRTLYRETTMTVGQWIGTVGLENVSAAVRRAYDRSDTEDRIEVCHAIEANDARVPYRADWRGKAFRSAWWEKDSDADKLAKVLGYEECPIIAPRWEVLDLDTYGEGPGHDALNDAIGLQRMEAESHRLVQKLADPPTVMPSSMKGYGNTPAAAGQNFFGDGPPEAARALYQVPHDISPLEAKIAGNVRRIDSAFYRDVFQLIAQAEAYGTPATAREIIERKEEKMVLVGPTVERQHSEGLGPLVRRVDAMIARAGFYREPPPELARANVSIDYLSPLAQAQKMVDASSIERMATFIGNLAGVAPSVVDKLDADQAVDEYARIIGANARIIVSDDKAAKIRSARAQQQAQAQQAQLAAQAIAGAKQMSETSIDGTNLLGRIAGVQ
- a CDS encoding putative phage protein p19 (Evidence 3 : Function proposed based on presence of conserved amino acid motif, structural feature or limited homology), with the translated sequence MASAYDRLDAERAAEDAPALQAREDLIAVLGTPQGGRFIAGLIASCGVLGPSFDARAEGRRAVGLDLLRRIREAAPGSYPLIVGDVADRS
- a CDS encoding hypothetical protein (Evidence 5 : No homology to any previously reported sequences), yielding MIRFPRALFAPEEGGGAAAAATPTAAADVATGETAAQASEAEAGSADADASENAQGEDADAGKDAGGEETGEAEGDDAPTEYAFTLPEGFDGFDDEAMAAATPLLREGKVSQDTAQKLVDVVAGLVQRQVATAQQALAEQREQRSAAWLKELQDSKDFGGAAFDANSAAVRGVIEKFADTDPEFVFPEGHPNAGKPVPGGAVKKLLKDAGLGNAGPLITMLHRLAKATGEDSMPPGDGGGAPTAMSEADFMAEVFAKSRKS